CTTACAGATGATTTGTCCTTGGGGGCAGCTGGAAAGCCTGCACACAGTTTTTACTGCATTCAGTGGTTGCATACTGAAGTTGTGGAATGCACACAGTCTCACAATCTCACTACAGGTGTGTGTCtctactagggctgccagctctgggttgggaaattcctggaaagtaGGGTAACGTATCCTAGGGAGGCACCTCAGCAATGACTATGCCATGTGCCACCAGGCTTTGACTGGGGATAGTGATATAACATTTATCGCCCCTCCCACCCATCGAAGATGCCCCCCTGACTGTAGACTGGCTCCGGAAAAACAGAAGGCTATTTATACCGGGATCTCTGACATCCAAATCGTTTATTATGCTAACTGGTTTTAGaaatttttatttaaatctttttttaaccAACTTTATtgtattactaggggcaaagcccattgctttcaggaaaacaatgggtgctagattagagttggtggtggaagaactctgcggatggcctctccctccccctatgACATGGAattgctgcaggcagctgttagggaactcaccggcaggggcagctctcatgcagcagggatctgcagactctgagcctcagaggcaagtggaaggaggagggggtggtcagaggtgggggacggaaggcgattggctggccactggacagacaggcaagctggttggaggaggaggcatttagcggcgggacagctaccctgagtgggtgttgagcattgagtgacacttaagccatgagacacgcttctcctccaagcccttaccataaATATATTGTTTGGAACAGATTTATATGTTTTAatgtacactgtcctgagccagtttgctgggagggtggtacagaaatatcatcatcatccaccttccaaagcagcaattttttttccagggggactggtttctgtagcctggagatcattgtaattccaggaatctccagccaccacctggaggatggtaaccCTAGCCTCTACCGTGAGTTCCCAGTGCATTTCAGAGACCTTAGGGCAAGGAAGGGTCTGTTTCCTTTGGTGTTGGCTTTACAAAAACAGACACTCCTGCTAGTGCTAACACCTTTTGCAAAAGCATAACTGGCAATAAAGCCCACAAGCCTTCTCACTTAAGTCTTTTGACACCACATGAGCATAGTGTAGGACTGCCAACTCtaagttaggaaattcctagaaatttgtgGTTGAAGCTCAGGGAGGGGGGACCTCAGGGGAatctaatgccatagactccaaccAGTTTCTTCAAGGAcaatgatctctgtaatctgttGATCAGTTATAGTTTCAAGTGAActtcaggcccctcctggaggttggcaactcaagaAAAGGGGCAGGGCAGTGTCTGCCCAGAACTCTGGAGGCTAATGAATGAGGCAGAGCCTCAAGTAGCTTCCTCTCTGTCACTGTAGGCACCACTGGGGAAGACAGAAACAACTCAAGACTAAATCACAATACAAATTCCTTGTATCTCTCCCCCAACATGTCTGCCATGGATCCAAGCAATGGGTGTGGTCTTACGTTCCATGTCTGGAATTTAATTCCCAAGCGAGCATTTTCAGAATTTGGATCAGGAGACACCATAAGCATTCCCTGCCATGTTATCCCCACTTGAAAGTGCCCTAGAGAGCAACTATTTTCCATCAGGGAACAAATATCgaatttggggaaaatattgtttTGTATAGAAGGTTATCGATTTGTATTGGGGAAACTCACATGTACTGATGGGTTAAAAGTAAGTTCTCCCAAAACAGTGGCTTTGTGGGGCTGTGTCAGGCTCAAAATGTGGGGCAAGGTTGCAAACCCAGCACTGGAAACCAGCtggagcttttggggggggggcaggaacatAGACATTGGCATGGCtccaatgtcacttctggcacaaaCCAAAAAGTGGTGTCATCTTATCAGGGCAATGCTCTTGGATTGACTGGAATTCTATCATTTTACCCAAGTGAGAGACCTGGCAGCCTTTAGCTGGGGAAAGGCTTAACCTTCACCCCATGATTGCAATCTAAACAGGGCCCACATGTGCCTAGAGCATACCTGTTAGCAGCTCCTTTAGCAAACAGTAGGGGCCTCACCATCAAGCAAATCCACCTCATGCTGCTGCTTCCAGCAAAAGCCGCATGCAAGTGGAAACAACAGAACCCAACCCATTTCCAGTTATTTTTTATGGTACAGAAAACTGGGAGAAAaaggggccagggacaaccaatgCAAATAATGGCTGGATAGGAAGCCCAATTAGAGGGTCACTGAGTTACTTCATCCATGCATTCAAATGTGGCCTGGAACGAATCCACATCACCCTCTGGGCCAAGATTAATCAACTGAAATAGTGGCAGTCATGTCGCTGGGTCATTCTATCTTGGGGCAGAGGTATAGGCAGATTCCAAGTTGTGGTGTAAATCCCTGAGAAAAGAGGTTTATCCTTCCTGTTGTTACTGCACTATATCTTGGAGAACCTTCCCTTGATGCTTCACAAACCACTTGCCAACTGGGCCAATTCCATCATGGGCCATGAGGTTGGCTAAATTGTTTGGGCAGTACCTGCTCATTGTTCAGAGGAGAGCCAGTCGTTGCTGTTGAGTCAGTAGGGTAAGGAAGGGCAGATTATCAACAAGCATGGTTCACAGTGTCTACATTCTCCACCGGTTTGCCAGGTCCTGGGCCACAGCCAGGATCCAAAATGAATGCAGAGTTAATAAGCACCTCACTCCACTTCTTCACCCCAGCCCTACTCTCTTCTGAGCTAATGTGTCCTCCTTAGTATCCTTGCTCAATCCTTGTAAAGGTTTTCACCATCCCAGTAACTACCCTCTACCCAGAAACCCTAGAGGGCATGGCTATTCCCATGAGAGACCGATGGCTGCCTTGTAACAACCTCCTCCAGCCATTCCCCTATCCTCCCAAAATGGTAATGCCATCAGACAAAAGACTATCAGACCCTTAAAGGGCCAGCCACCATTGATCAGCTGGCTCAGGTGTGGTTTCCTTAGTGTAAGTGTTTCTGACCCACCAGACTTGGTGGGTGCTGTCTTTGGTGCCAGGCAGTGCCCTGGATGATAAATGAAAGCATTTCAATTGGCACTGTCCCCCTCCAACAGAAGACAAAGTTAATAAACAGAACACAAAGGCAGCTGTTCCCATATTATAGCCAGGGGGAAGCAGGCTGGCAGCAGGGGGATTTGGGGGTGTGGTTGGGAGCTCCCCAATATGCTGACATCATACAGAAATAACATCAGCTATCAGAGCTCtgacttttgggcaaaactctacggTAGTGAAACAAGAGTGGACACTGCCTCACACCCACTTCTTCctacctgaaacttgcagggccAGCATTTGTAGCTTTGCACAAACACCATGTGCTGTCATTTCATGCATCTGCTCCCTCCCACAAAGCCTGCAGAGCCAGTTGCCAACACTGCaagttttttttcaggggggaactTGTGCACATGACAGCAGCAGGTGGAGCCACAAATGCTGGCTCtgtgagttttttggggggagcagaTTTGTGTGACAGTGTTGGGTTGTGGCTCTGTGAGtttcatgtggaggggggagatgatGCCTGCACCAGTGACAGGAAGAGCTGCAAACACTGGCTCCACAAATTTAGAGGGTTTAGAGGGATTCCTCTGCTTTTTTAAACCCCTAAAACAGGTGGGGAGGTGCCAAACCAGGGGTTCCTCTGGCCCTTATTTAAAGTAAACCCATTTTTTTACAATTGTAATAACCACATAGACATTTAAATATTATGCAAGTAAGTGTGACACACTGAAGGTAGTACCGCaaatttatatgccaataaaacatttatagaGGGGAGCAAGAAGCATAAATAGACTCCAAAGACACTTCATGCATTTTGTTCTTCAACAGTGAGGTATATCTGTTTTCAGAAGTCTTCCTTTTTTAATTTGTGCAAGAAGGAGCTTACAGCCCATCTCCCACAATCACTGCAGCTCCATCAAGAGCCAGTAACAACAATGAAATTGGGAAGAAGCTTCCAACAGAATATAATTTTTGGAAAAGAAAGCACAAAATTGAGGATGTAAGTACAAATTCTGTCCATTTTAAGACTTGGGTATTATTTCCTTGATTTAGAAAATGCATATGCTGTCCCTCCAAAGACCTGCTTGTATGTCTCCAAAGGCTGTAAGGATTACGGAAGGACTTGGTGCAACAAATTGCACCCCCGTAGTGTGTTGTTCATGAGGGCCCCAACAAAGGATTTTCCAGATGAGCAACAGGAAGCTGGGAGGGAAAAGATGGGGAACgctcagggctgttgtgaactACCATGAGTACCTAGACAAAGattccacccacacacacactggtatgACCCTGATCAAAaccaaatatcataacaaaaTTAATCACTTGGCTTGGTATAACTTTGAATCtatagcagggattcccaaccagggtaccAATGGATGCTGGGGTtaatgtgagagctccccaggggttacggggcctttcccagaagttcagatggccgctgacatcactagacatccctggagcccacttcccctgttgctctacagacctagtctctttctccacaatgaaaactggaaatgattgattgattggctggctcctgcatcttacttctgcacccacttctctacaggggcatgtcaccacttccaggttccccaaaaggctggaaaatatttcaggccttcctccatggtcaaaagggctGATCTATAGTAATAAAAGAAACAGCCTGCCTATTTCTCTGTCTACTATTTGTGGCAGGCATTACTCATCATAGAATAAAAATCTCAAAATTGGCCAGCAGCTTCAGGATGGTTGTGGGAGATCCAGAGCTAAAAATTAGAATGGGAATATCATGGCCCAGATTATCTTAAAACGAGCCATGCTATTTGCAATGAAAGCTAGAGGTCTCTGAGTCCAGCATAACACATCAGAAAAATAACTCTACTGGCCACCAATCCCAGAATGATGACAGGAGTTGCATTCTCAGAACTGAACGTAAACACCTTGAAGCAGGTTATCTTCATGACAGGCGATATGCTGGGCACATTTGCTTCAGTCTCACAGAAAAGCGGAGTCTAGCCgatagactagatgacccaggaggtcccttccaactccatgattctatgaatgctttTTCCTGAGTCAAGGCTTCCCTGCACCCCTAGTGGCTGCAACCAGAACTGCACTAAAATAAAATTAACGGGAAGGCATTTGAAACCGCATGAGGGTCCCTAATTGCCATGGGCTCTTAGGATTTTGTcacccaactcctccccccctccagtgacCTGGGGATGCACTGATTCACCAAGTCCTTCCATAAGGCCTTCTGCACAATCCAAACCATTGGGACCATAAAACTATATTGTGTGCCCAGTGGAAGGACAAGCTAAGAAGGTTCTGGGTATTTTTAGTGCACATAATACTTAGGCTATGAGAGCCATCATTATTGGtagttatttttaataatataataCAAGAACCACCCGACAGTGAAAAACAGGCCTGCACTACAGGCATAGCCTTACCGTCGGCCCAGCTCCCCATTACGCCCAAAACCGAGTGCATGCTGGGATACTGCTCGTCCCCCTTGGGTGATTTCAGCTTGCCAGCAGAATGGGGGGATTCGTGCTCTTGCTGCGACATCTTCAAGCCTCTTGGGAGGGTGTCAGATCCCTGACTGTACTGGTAGCCGCTGTGACCAGAATCCCCTTCCGAATCAATCTGGACATCCTCTTCTGAAGTAGGCGCGTGGCTTGCAGGCTCTGAAGTGCACTCTTCCAGCTTGCTCGATTTATAGTGAGGGATGTCCGCAGGCTGCAGCAATCCTATGTGCTTGCTGCTTTTCTTCATGGAATCTTGCCATTGCTCCTGCTTGGACAGCTGCTGGGCATTGCGCTGAGCAGATGGGTAATAGCTGAAGCTGCTCCACGAATTCCCACTGACTATACATGTCCCTTGATCTGGGCTTAAGTGCACGTGGGGTGGGCTGCTCTCCACTTTCCACCCAGCCCCATAGAGGCACAAACGTTCCACCCCGTTTGAGTTCACCTCCTTGTCTGACAGGCTGAAATAGCGATCCTTTTCCTTCTCGCTGATGTCCAAGGAAGATTTGATGAACGTCTTACAAACGCTAATCACGTCGGTCATTTGCAGGTAGCTGGCCGCTGACATGACCTCGATGACGTTCTGCCCGGTAAGGGAGAGTTTGCCCGAATACACAAAATCCAGGATAACAGAAAATGTTTCAGGAGAAAAGGCCTGAAAGGTGGCCGTTGTAGGTTGGCTGGCTTCTTTAGAACACTGGGAAAGGAGCATTTTGAAGTAGCCGCTGCTGGCAAAAAGCACATTCCGATGGGCTTTGAAGACTTTCCCCTCGACCAGAATGCTGCAGTCACAGAACAGGTCCTGCCTGCGCTGCTCATTtaactgctgcaggaggtggaactGATGGGAAGAAATCTCCATGCTCAAACTGGGTGGAAGTCCTCTAGAAAAAGAGAACAAATTGTCTCCATTTTCTGCATACAAACTCCAACAGGAAGATTTGGAGGGGAGGCGGGGAGcatttaatgttaaaaaaaaaataaggctgCGATCCTAACACTCTCTTGGGAATAAGAGTGACCAAGTGGGCCTTACTTCTCAGTAGaccttaggattgctccctaaaGCACTGGGGGCAGTCTGCAATTTCAAACATGCTAAGATAGAAGGAAAGGCCGCATGAACTGTGAAGACACTTGAAGTCTTTCccagttttattgggggggggggttgttttaaattttaatgcagTGGGGAAGGGGCTGGAGCAGAATCCAAATTAGATTCCAGCAGCAGCATGTAGCAGAAAGGATGCTTAACCTCTTCCTGGCAAAGACATTTTCCTGATCAATAACCCCTCCAACTGAAAAGATACACAAACCAACTTTCTTTCCTCCTATGCAGGGGAAAACAGGTACACCTGTGGGAGTGCTTTTGATAAAAACAAGGCACTAGGCAAGAGTTAAGCTCCCAGCCAGCTAAGTTAAATTAAGAAGAACAAGAGAGTCACTTAAAGTGTCTCCCTTGCCATCTGAATCCCCTTGAAATGCATGAGAATTACTTTCATACAAGTTGAATCTGGCCTGCAAGAAGGCAGGCAACATGGGTGGGTGGCTTAACACATCACAGCTTTGTACACTCATGGCAAGCCTGCTTTATGACTGGGGGTGTGCAAAAGGACCCCAGAAAGCACTGCCACTCCTGCCACTAAGGAGCAGAGCATTGCTGGAAGAAAGGAAGCAACTCAACTCATTGGTGGACCCTTCCCAAGAGGTGAATCAAGCACCATGGGTGGTCAGGTGAGGTAGCTGCCCCTGAGTCCAGAAACAAGAAGTTTGTATCAATAGCGTCATGAAAACTCATGTCTCTGGTTGCTTCCACAAGTAACACATTTCCATGTAACtctcattgctcttggaaataagAGGTATTCACGGGGATGATGGGATGTCTATGGCAGGTTTTCCCTCCCTTAACTTAGCTCTGCATGGCCAtcattctccctccctgccccattccactgaagggcttttaaaaaaatccgcAATTGCTAGGCAGATATAATGCACTAAAAACTGTAATAACATTTTGCTACAATTTATTTGCGCCTCTGAATTACAAACTTCTAAGTTTAAAGAATAAGTCTCAAGGCTAGGTGACCAGTTTGCAAAGTGGCTTTGAGAACTATTTCCCCAAAAAGGTCTTATCAGATCAAGTTTGGAAAAGGCTGTGTGGCAAAAAGGGCTAGAGTcatttttagaaaatgaaagctgggaattcagagtaaTAGAGGAAAGCAAAAAACCTGCCATAATCGTATTGCTACAGCACCTCAGCAACCACTGGAGGTTATTTTTAAGCCCTCTAGTGGTGAAAGGGGGTGTGAGATAGCAGTAGGGTGGTGGGACTTATACAAGGTAAATTGTGCCAGTGTGCACAAGTTGTGGGAACTGTGCACCGACCCATCCACCAGGTGTGCAAAAAGGCTTTgagaacaatccccccccccccaaaaaaaaaaagtcttatcaAACCAAGTTTGGGAAAGATTGCATCAAAGTAAGAGAAAACCTGGCAAGTGGACGATTAGGGGGCAACACCATGCAAATATTCCAAAAGAATCTTGCTCCAGTATGGTTGCCAAACCAGAGCATAACCTCTTGGTGGAAACCTAATAAGATCTGCCCACTTCAAACCCTGTGGTTGTAAATGCAGCCGATTTAAATGCCAAGGTTTTTGAGGCCCTGAAAAGAATTTCTCAGTTCTCACTACTTGTGCGTGGGAATGTAGCTAGATTTGAGTCACGGGTGCAGCCCAATAACAGCTGGTTCACACGTAATTTGGAGCGGCGGCTTTTTCCATCAAGTTTCTCCCCGACCAATTTTGCACTAAGCACCCAGCCCATGCCAAGTTCTACACATGACAGCAGAGGTACAGCAACTTTTCCACCGCTCTTCAAACTGTCACATGGAAATGAATCATCACACGGTTATGCGAAAAAAGCCCCCAATTCAGATCTTTCCTCCGCAGACCCGCGTCACCAATTCATACGACACATTTCGACCCGCGGCTGGCAAGCCAGGCTGGTTGTCGGAGAGGCGCGATGGCTGACTGTGCCTCGGCTCCCTGAGGGCAGTCTGGTTCCCAGACAATCCCGTCTCCGGGAGGGCAAGCGAAGGCTCCGCGCCCCTGACCGATGGCTCCCGGCCCTCCCGGAGGCCCGAGCGGCGGGGCGAACTTTCCGGCAGGCAGGCCCCGCGCTTCAAGGGGCGGGCGAAGCGCGGAACCCGCGGGCGCCCCGCCGGGGCGGATTCCGACGGCCCGTCTCCGCCCCTCCAAAGATGCGCCACAGTCAGCGGCGGCGCCAGGCGGAGACGGCCAGGTGGCCGTCCCGAGGCGCCGCGTTGCTGGGCTGCAGCTCGGCCCCCGCGGACTGGCCGCATTGGCAGGGGGCGCCCTCGCTCTCTGGCGCGCCCGGCTCGACTCGGACGCTCAGCCGTCGGCAGCCAGGGACGCCTGCTGGCGCCCGGCACGCCCGCCGAGCCGCCGGGGAGGGCTCCAGCTGCCTGGCCTCGGGAGGGCGCCGGTGCCGCAGTGCCCGCCCGCGCCCCGGCTCCCCCCTACGCCCTTTGTGCCAGCCTTGCCTTGCTCGCCCGCCAGCccatccgcccgcccgcccgcttttctggcggcggcggctccccgACCGCCGCGCCCGCCACAGCCGATGGCGCCCGGCGGGGCTCGCTCGGTGGCTAGTCGGGCGCTGTCCGACGTCGCCCTGgaggcgcgggcgggcgggcgagcgggcCGAGCCGAGTGCGGGCGCTCGCTGGCTCCCTCTCCGCGCCGCCGGACGCCCAACTCGGCCCGCCGCCTTACCGCTGCCTTGGAGAGGGGCGCGCCGGGCTGTGGCGAGGCTGAGGCGAAGCGTGGCCGGGCTCCGGCGCCCCGAAGCAGGCAAGCGCCCGGCCGGCAGAGAAACAAAAGGTAGTTGCTGACGTGGGCGTTGGAGAGAGACGCCCGAGGGCCGGGGACACAATTAAAGGGGCAACGCAGCCAGCGCGGCAGGAGCCAGGCGCGCAggcggcagcaggcaggcaggcaggcaggcagcgagcgagcgaggcagggagagggaaagagggagggaaggagggagagcccCCCGGGCGCCCGCCCGCCggccgcctcccccccacccccacacacactgtgcGCGGCCAGAGGGGCCTCGCCCGCCGCTCTGCGCACGCCCACTGGCCAGCCAGGGGGCCCCAAGGCCGCGCAGCCCGCGCGCTTGGCTCCCTCGCCGCCCGGGCCGGAGGAGCGCCGTGCGGCCACTGGCCAGCGCCCCCGGGAACGGCCACTCGCGCCGCCGCGACTCGCTTAGCGGGAAGTGGGCTGTCGCCCGTCGCACGGGCGGCAGCC
Above is a window of Paroedura picta isolate Pp20150507F chromosome 5, Ppicta_v3.0, whole genome shotgun sequence DNA encoding:
- the ZBTB8A gene encoding zinc finger and BTB domain-containing protein 8A — its product is MEISSHQFHLLQQLNEQRRQDLFCDCSILVEGKVFKAHRNVLFASSGYFKMLLSQCSKEASQPTTATFQAFSPETFSVILDFVYSGKLSLTGQNVIEVMSAASYLQMTDVISVCKTFIKSSLDISEKEKDRYFSLSDKEVNSNGVERLCLYGAGWKVESSPPHVHLSPDQGTCIVSGNSWSSFSYYPSAQRNAQQLSKQEQWQDSMKKSSKHIGLLQPADIPHYKSSKLEECTSEPASHAPTSEEDVQIDSEGDSGHSGYQYSQGSDTLPRGLKMSQQEHESPHSAGKLKSPKGDEQYPSMHSVLGVMGSWADDDLPRMRFKCPFCTHVVKRKADLKRHLRCHTGERPYPCEACGKRFSRLDHLSSHFRTIHQACKPICRKCKRHVTEMTGQVVQEGTRRYRLCNECLSEAGIDSIRIDLDTEPPPEFPLEEDKESSWNYGEDNKSDIEIVEDGSTDLVIQQVDDSDDEAEEKDIKPKVS
- the LOC143838869 gene encoding uncharacterized protein LOC143838869: MAPGPPGGPSGGANFPAGRPRASRGGRSAEPAGAPPGRIPTARLRPSKDAPQSAAAPGGDGQVAVPRRRVAGLQLGPRGLAALAGGALALWRARLDSDAQPSAARDACWRPARPPSRRGGLQLPGLGRAPVPQCPPAPRLPPTPFVPALPCSPASPSARPPAFLAAAAPRPPRPPQPMAPGGARSVASRALSDVALEARAGGRAGRAECGRSLAPSPRRRTPNSARRLTAALERGAPGCGEAEAKRGRAPAPRSRGNAASAAGARRAGGSRQAGRQAASERGRERERGREGGRAPRAPARRPPPPHPHTHCARPEGPRPPLCARPLASQGAPRPRSPRAWLPRRPGRRSAVRPLASAPGNGHSRRRDSLSGKWAVARRTGGSPVPTRRCASAKARAEGRAAALARSPSARPPALASVDGRRGESPKSVNSRRGALLDPASGSSRPASQRGQPPGRKDRPWQESEPQTAWALPSPDLSQVWHATGRPSRSPTPSLFCIYPSSTEGFSAIAMSAIPTHKQERFGRCAEGKQTRCRERTASHLRPGKRTTAKESIKHTKKIIICKSTLTCTIPPKIAGDMASILSQPQIPLECVAHSTNKSKRHFRIPDSPFLPVLAKWNLLI